From Vibrio aerogenes, a single genomic window includes:
- a CDS encoding RDD family protein, with translation MKQQLPALRPAGFFSRFGALLIDALSVIVLECFAAAIAVVLIKIVAFTGLLSVTSFSQLNDLMVHHPVISPILTGYFAIIWISFFAYFWTKSRQTPGMKVFRLIIKNDDNTSITVTQALIRLFTSGFGLSNLLIPFDPEKRGFQDIWAQTHVYKIR, from the coding sequence ATGAAACAACAACTTCCCGCTCTTCGTCCGGCCGGCTTTTTCTCTCGCTTTGGCGCGCTGTTGATTGACGCATTATCTGTGATAGTCCTGGAATGTTTCGCTGCAGCGATAGCGGTCGTATTGATAAAAATTGTAGCGTTTACTGGCCTGCTATCTGTTACATCATTTTCTCAATTGAATGATTTAATGGTGCACCACCCTGTTATCAGCCCTATACTGACCGGATATTTTGCCATTATCTGGATAAGCTTTTTTGCATATTTCTGGACGAAATCCAGACAAACCCCAGGTATGAAGGTATTTCGTTTAATAATCAAAAACGATGACAATACCTCTATAACCGTAACTCAGGCTCTGATCAGGCTGTTTACATCCGGTTTTGGCTTATCAAACCTGCTTATCCCTTTTGATCCGGAAAAACGCGGCTTTCAGGATATATGGGCACAAACCCATGTCTACAAAATCAGATAG
- the pepA gene encoding leucyl aminopeptidase, with translation MEFSVKSGSPEKQRSACIVVGVFEPRRLSPVAEQLDKISDGYISSLLRRGDLEGKSGQMLLLHQVPGVLSERVLLVGCGKERELGERQYKDIIQKTISTLNETGSMEAVCFLTELHVKGRDTYWKVRQAVEATKDGLYTFDQFKSTKPETRRPLRKLVFNVPTRRELSLGEKAITHALAISDGVRSCKDLGNMPPNIANPAYLASQARRLADDYSAVTTKIIGEEEMEKLGMTSYLAVGRGSRNESMMSVIEYKGHPDPEAKPIVLVGKGLTFDSGGISLKPGESMDEMKYDMCGAASVFGTMKAVAALNLPLNIIGVLAGCENMPGSQAYRPGDILTTMSGQTVEVLNTDAEGRLVLCDALTYVERYEPECVIDVATLTGACVIALGHHLSGVMSNHNPLGHELISASEQASDRAWRLPITDEYQEQLKSPFADMANIGGRPGGAITAGCFLSKFTRKYNWAHIDIAGTAWRSGAAKGSTGRPVSLLVQFLLNRSGLEDEE, from the coding sequence ATGGAGTTTAGTGTTAAAAGTGGTAGTCCGGAGAAACAGCGCAGTGCCTGTATTGTCGTCGGAGTATTTGAACCACGCCGCCTTTCTCCGGTAGCCGAGCAACTGGATAAAATCAGCGACGGTTACATCAGTTCATTACTTCGCCGTGGTGATCTGGAAGGAAAATCAGGCCAGATGTTACTGCTTCATCAGGTTCCCGGTGTATTATCCGAACGGGTTTTATTAGTAGGGTGCGGCAAAGAAAGGGAATTGGGTGAACGTCAATATAAAGACATTATCCAGAAAACTATCAGTACCTTAAATGAAACCGGTTCAATGGAGGCAGTTTGCTTCTTGACGGAACTTCATGTGAAAGGCCGGGATACTTACTGGAAAGTTCGTCAGGCAGTTGAAGCAACGAAAGACGGATTATATACCTTCGATCAATTTAAAAGTACCAAGCCGGAAACCCGCCGTCCATTGAGGAAGCTGGTATTTAATGTGCCAACCCGCAGAGAATTGAGTCTTGGTGAAAAAGCCATCACCCACGCTCTGGCAATTTCTGATGGCGTGCGGTCTTGTAAAGATCTCGGAAATATGCCACCGAATATTGCAAACCCGGCATATCTGGCATCTCAGGCTCGCCGTCTGGCCGATGACTACAGCGCAGTGACGACAAAAATCATCGGCGAAGAAGAGATGGAAAAGCTCGGCATGACCTCTTATCTCGCTGTCGGCCGGGGTTCACGTAATGAATCCATGATGTCAGTGATCGAATATAAAGGACATCCGGATCCGGAAGCAAAGCCGATCGTTCTGGTTGGTAAAGGCCTGACCTTCGACTCCGGTGGTATTTCCCTGAAACCGGGCGAATCCATGGATGAAATGAAATACGACATGTGTGGCGCGGCCTCTGTATTTGGGACAATGAAGGCAGTTGCTGCCCTGAATTTACCGCTGAACATTATTGGTGTGCTTGCCGGTTGTGAAAATATGCCCGGTAGCCAGGCTTACCGTCCCGGTGACATTTTAACCACCATGTCTGGCCAAACTGTCGAAGTGCTGAACACGGATGCCGAAGGTCGTCTGGTTCTTTGTGATGCTCTGACTTATGTTGAGCGCTACGAACCGGAATGTGTCATCGATGTGGCGACCCTGACTGGCGCATGTGTGATTGCACTGGGTCATCATCTTAGTGGTGTCATGTCAAACCATAACCCACTTGGACATGAATTAATCAGTGCATCCGAACAGGCAAGTGACCGTGCATGGCGACTGCCAATTACCGATGAATATCAGGAACAACTGAAAAGTCCGTTTGCTGATATGGCTAATATTGGCGGACGTCCGGGTGGTGCCATTACAGCGGGTTGCTTCCTTTCAAAGTTTACCCGGAAATATAACTGGGCGCACATTGATATTGCTGGCACGGCATGGCGCTCAGGCGCAGCAAAAGGCTCGACGGGTCGTCCTGTATCCCTGCTGGTTCAGTTCTTACTGAATCGCAGCGGGCTGGAAGATGAAGAGTAA
- a CDS encoding DsbA family protein: MTHAVFHYINDPLCGWCYGASPLVSVINETEGVTLKLHCGGLWTGNHRTNMGPALQSHVLPHDDRIEAMTGQVFGEAYRNGLLLNTNYILDSEPPIRAIIAAKSMGGSDFEMYKKVQAAHYQRGLYVGDLQVLTRLAQELGLEQDAFVNAYHTAGFSNHIEQSQQWMNRLGGRGYPTAGLEIGSQLHAVPLSSFYGQVEQFRTVLKDFMSASK, encoded by the coding sequence ATGACTCATGCTGTTTTTCATTATATCAATGACCCCTTGTGTGGTTGGTGCTACGGTGCTTCACCACTCGTTTCCGTGATCAATGAAACGGAGGGGGTAACCCTGAAACTGCACTGTGGCGGACTCTGGACAGGCAATCACAGAACAAATATGGGGCCGGCGCTACAGAGCCATGTGTTACCACATGATGATCGTATAGAAGCTATGACTGGTCAGGTCTTCGGTGAAGCATACCGTAACGGGCTTTTACTGAATACAAATTATATTTTGGATTCTGAACCACCGATTCGGGCAATTATTGCTGCAAAGTCAATGGGCGGTAGTGATTTTGAGATGTACAAAAAAGTACAGGCCGCGCACTATCAGCGAGGTCTATATGTTGGTGATCTACAAGTACTGACCCGCCTTGCTCAAGAGCTGGGACTGGAACAGGACGCGTTTGTCAATGCATATCATACGGCCGGTTTTTCAAATCATATTGAGCAGAGCCAGCAATGGATGAATCGATTGGGAGGACGTGGCTACCCAACTGCCGGACTGGAAATTGGCAGCCAGTTACATGCGGTGCCGTTATCTTCTTTTTATGGGCAGGTTGAGCAATTCAGGACCGTGCTGAAGGATTTTATGTCAGCTTCAAAGTAA
- the lptF gene encoding LPS export ABC transporter permease LptF, with protein MIIVRYLIRETLKSQLAIFFILFLVFLSQKFIRVLAEASDGEIPAGMIMSIVGLNMPAMGLLMLPLSLYIGILITFGRLYAESEITVMNATGIGNKFLVRAALYLALITASFAAFNALWLSPWSQDREAQLMETLAAENRVDLLQKGHFQRSPDGSSVIFIDDIENRKLHNVFVAQLTPRDSILPSVMFSDSGDVKELSDGRQIITMYNGTRYEGLPTQINYMITRFDEYDGLIGQRKVKNKGRDWEAQPTLDLVKNPDRRAKAELQWRISLVVCIPLLTMLVVPLSAVNPRQGRFAKMGPAILIYLAYFLAISAGKSAIEDGGIPAFVGLWPINAALLITALFVNSLDSVMVRKLKDKIRQRKVA; from the coding sequence GTGATTATCGTTAGATATTTAATCAGAGAAACATTAAAAAGCCAGCTGGCCATATTTTTTATCCTGTTTTTAGTGTTTCTCAGTCAGAAATTCATTCGCGTGCTGGCGGAAGCATCAGATGGTGAAATACCGGCTGGCATGATTATGTCGATTGTCGGGCTGAATATGCCGGCGATGGGGCTGCTGATGTTGCCGCTGAGTCTTTACATCGGGATCCTGATCACTTTTGGCCGTTTGTATGCTGAAAGTGAAATTACTGTAATGAATGCCACCGGAATCGGGAATAAATTTCTGGTGAGGGCTGCGTTATATCTGGCTTTGATTACTGCAAGCTTTGCGGCATTTAACGCGTTGTGGCTGTCGCCATGGAGCCAGGATCGGGAAGCGCAACTGATGGAAACTCTGGCGGCTGAAAACCGGGTCGATTTGTTACAGAAAGGCCATTTTCAGCGTTCTCCGGATGGTTCGTCGGTGATTTTTATCGATGATATTGAAAACCGGAAGTTGCACAACGTGTTTGTCGCTCAGCTGACCCCCAGAGATTCAATTTTGCCCAGTGTGATGTTTTCCGATTCCGGAGATGTGAAAGAGTTAAGTGATGGCCGCCAGATTATTACCATGTATAACGGAACGCGCTATGAAGGCTTGCCGACACAAATCAATTATATGATTACCCGATTCGATGAATATGATGGGTTGATAGGGCAGCGTAAGGTGAAAAATAAGGGACGCGACTGGGAAGCTCAACCCACACTGGACTTAGTGAAAAACCCGGATCGACGAGCAAAGGCTGAGCTGCAATGGCGAATATCACTGGTTGTTTGTATTCCATTATTAACCATGCTGGTTGTGCCTCTGTCCGCGGTGAATCCCCGACAGGGTCGTTTTGCTAAAATGGGACCGGCAATTTTGATTTATCTGGCTTATTTTCTTGCGATCAGTGCCGGAAAATCTGCAATTGAAGATGGTGGTATTCCGGCGTTTGTCGGCCTGTGGCCAATTAATGCGGCATTACTTATTACAGCATTGTTTGTGAACAGTCTGGATAGTGTGATGGTCCGTAAACTCAAAGATAAGATCAGACAGAGAAAGGTGGCGTAA
- the leuD gene encoding 3-isopropylmalate dehydratase small subunit has protein sequence MTGFKQHTGLVVPLDAANVDTDAIIPKQFLQKVTRTGFGRHLFHDWRFLDDAGEQPNPEFIMNQARYQGASILLARENFGCGSSREHAPWALADYGIKVMIAPSFADIFYGNSINNQMVPVRLTENEVDEIFQYIETNEGAQVTVNLETMTVSANGKEYSFEIDEFRRHCLLNGLDNIGLTLQHEGKIAEYEGKIPGFLS, from the coding sequence ATGACAGGTTTCAAACAACACACAGGATTAGTCGTTCCTCTGGACGCAGCAAACGTCGATACAGATGCGATTATCCCAAAACAATTTCTGCAAAAAGTCACCCGAACCGGGTTTGGCCGCCACTTATTTCATGACTGGCGTTTTCTTGACGACGCGGGTGAACAGCCGAATCCTGAATTCATCATGAATCAGGCACGTTATCAAGGTGCAAGTATTTTGCTGGCCCGTGAAAACTTTGGTTGTGGTTCCTCACGGGAGCATGCACCATGGGCACTGGCTGACTATGGTATCAAGGTCATGATCGCACCAAGTTTTGCTGATATTTTCTACGGCAACTCGATCAACAACCAGATGGTACCGGTTCGTTTAACTGAAAATGAAGTGGATGAAATTTTCCAATACATTGAAACCAATGAAGGTGCACAAGTCACGGTGAATCTTGAAACCATGACTGTTTCAGCCAATGGAAAGGAATACAGCTTCGAAATCGATGAATTCCGCCGTCACTGCTTATTAAATGGTCTGGATAATATCGGGCTCACCCTTCAGCATGAAGGGAAGATTGCTGAATATGAAGGGAAAATTCCCGGATTTTTGAGTTAA
- a CDS encoding DNA polymerase III subunit chi, which yields MKTVTFYIVRPASPQAETDGFLAYVHFLARHFSRQGAKIFIHCHSKEKAEMLAEVFWQVEPKDFIAHNLVGEGPGYGTHVEIGYQGIRPAKNRQLLINLADCQTTFANQFSQVVDFVPCEENARQLARERYKIYRQAGYQLQTIEINYPE from the coding sequence ATGAAAACAGTCACCTTTTATATTGTCCGGCCCGCAAGCCCACAGGCAGAGACGGATGGGTTTTTAGCATATGTTCACTTTCTGGCCCGCCATTTCTCCCGTCAGGGGGCAAAGATATTTATTCATTGCCACTCGAAAGAGAAAGCAGAAATGCTGGCTGAGGTATTCTGGCAGGTTGAACCCAAAGACTTCATCGCTCATAATCTGGTCGGCGAAGGGCCAGGTTACGGCACACATGTCGAAATTGGCTATCAGGGAATACGCCCGGCAAAAAACCGTCAGCTCCTGATAAATCTGGCAGACTGTCAGACAACCTTTGCGAATCAGTTTAGTCAGGTGGTAGACTTCGTTCCCTGCGAAGAGAATGCCAGACAACTGGCAAGAGAGCGCTACAAAATTTATCGTCAGGCGGGTTATCAGCTTCAGACGATTGAAATTAATTATCCGGAATAA
- the lptG gene encoding LPS export ABC transporter permease LptG: MFKILDLYIGRTIIATTSLVLVTFVGLSGIIKYVEQLRKVGQGSYDLLKALYFVLLSIPRDIEMFFPMAALLGALIGLGMLAASSELVVMQAAGFSKLNIGISVLKTAVPLMVIITLLGQWGAPQAQKMARDLRAFSTSGGKLLSVRMGVWARDANDFIFITKVDGDTLYGLNIWRFDDDKKLNKVIFATEADYIKDNQWNMKQVTVTDMAKDKIITRQKFPERSWQTAIEPNKLSVVTVKPEELSLSGLYDYVHFLKASEQDSSRYELALWRKVTQSFSIAVMMLMALSFIFGPLRSVTMGARILSGVVAGFTFYISSEFFGPLSLVYGFPPALGAVAPSFVFLSIAVMLLRRKL, from the coding sequence GTGTTTAAGATTTTAGATTTATATATCGGACGAACAATTATAGCGACAACATCTCTGGTGTTAGTCACCTTTGTCGGGCTGTCCGGGATTATTAAGTACGTTGAACAGTTACGTAAAGTGGGTCAGGGCAGTTATGATTTATTAAAGGCGCTGTATTTTGTTCTGCTGAGTATTCCCCGGGATATTGAGATGTTTTTCCCGATGGCTGCTTTACTGGGCGCGCTGATCGGCCTTGGGATGCTGGCGGCCAGTTCCGAACTGGTTGTGATGCAGGCGGCTGGTTTTTCAAAACTGAATATCGGTATCTCAGTTTTGAAAACAGCAGTTCCACTGATGGTGATTATCACTTTACTCGGGCAGTGGGGCGCGCCTCAGGCTCAGAAAATGGCACGTGATTTGAGAGCTTTTTCAACTTCCGGGGGAAAACTGCTTTCAGTCCGGATGGGGGTTTGGGCCAGAGATGCCAATGATTTTATTTTTATCACGAAAGTGGATGGCGACACGTTATATGGCTTGAATATCTGGCGTTTTGATGATGATAAAAAGTTAAACAAAGTTATTTTTGCGACAGAAGCTGATTATATCAAAGATAATCAGTGGAACATGAAGCAGGTCACTGTTACCGATATGGCTAAGGACAAAATCATCACCAGACAGAAATTCCCGGAACGTTCATGGCAGACCGCTATCGAGCCGAATAAGTTGTCTGTAGTCACGGTGAAGCCGGAAGAATTATCGTTGAGCGGTTTGTATGATTATGTGCATTTCCTCAAAGCATCTGAGCAGGACTCATCAAGGTATGAACTGGCTTTATGGCGTAAGGTGACTCAGTCCTTTTCAATTGCTGTCATGATGTTAATGGCGCTGTCATTTATTTTTGGCCCGTTAAGAAGTGTGACGATGGGGGCGAGAATATTGTCAGGCGTGGTTGCCGGATTTACTTTTTATATTTCCAGTGAGTTTTTTGGGCCATTGAGCCTTGTTTATGGTTTTCCACCTGCTCTGGGAGCTGTTGCGCCCAGCTTTGTTTTTCTGAGTATTGCAGTGATGTTATTACGGCGTAAGTTGTGA